TGCTGCATTTAGCATCAAGATTGAGCAAGGCAAGCGAGACACGCGTGCCGCTAAATTCGCTGGGCGTTTCTCTGAGCAAGGAAGTCTTGATTTGTTTAGCACCCGAAGGCAGTACGGCGACCGTGATAAATTCCCACGGCTTACCGACTACGTCTACCGCCACACGACCCGCTTTGCCCTGAATATTTGCCGTGAGCTTTGCGCCTGACTTAATCTTAAAAAAACGCGTGACACGCGCATCAGGCTTCGTACCCAGTACCTTTTCCTTGCCCTTGGCGGTGGCAATGGCGACATCCGCATCGGTCGCATTCACAAAGCGCACAAACGATGACTCTTCAGAAGGACCGGTTTCATACAGCTGCGGTTCCGCGAGTGCAACTCCGGACAATAGTGTAAAAACCGCCAGAGCACTCAATAAACACGTCACATTTTTTTTCATAGCAACCTCAATATTTAATTTTGTATATTATATGCAGCGTAAATAATCTGACGGGCAATCGCTCGGCACAGATCCTAGCCAAAAACGACGCTGGCTTTGATGCCTGCCGCGCGGTGCTCAGGTGGTCGCATGGCGATATCCGGTGAGCCTGCTAGCAGTAAACTCATCTATAT
Above is a window of Gallionella capsiferriformans ES-2 DNA encoding:
- a CDS encoding cellulose acetylase subunit produces the protein MKKNVTCLLSALAVFTLLSGVALAEPQLYETGPSEESSFVRFVNATDADVAIATAKGKEKVLGTKPDARVTRFFKIKSGAKLTANIQGKAGRVAVDVVGKPWEFITVAVLPSGAKQIKTSLLRETPSEFSGTRVSLALLNLDAKCSSANMIVAEKNATATYEVKPLSMQRQMTGSDKQSGAINCSGSATPVDLSGLESGSRYSLFLLTANNVRQAFVINDDKK